A single window of Chloracidobacterium sp. DNA harbors:
- a CDS encoding FAD-dependent oxidoreductase → MNLNRRELLTMFLGAPFAFAACRLDQPRVFPEGGIVGQSFALGHILRENRTFDVPSGNWETKKVAIIGGGIAGLSAAWKLKKQHFNDFVLLELEKDVGGTSISGKGEPVSYPWAAHYLPVPFQENTELISLLDEMLLTDGRDAQGEVVVKEQFLCREPEERLYYKGRWYEGLYLAVGADEEDKRQFAEFQRRIDEWVSWRDAGGRRAFVVPLEGCSDDPSVTSLDRISFADWLRQNGFTSERLYWYCDYATRDDYGLKADQASAWVGLFYFCSRVRKSGVESQPFITVPEGNGQFVHHFAESAKDHIRRSQMAVSITPTDKGVDVICLDGNDLRGIHCEKVIYASPMFSAPYLIRGFRDDAPFAAGEFQHNAWFVANLFLKDRPKPRFAKDFPLSWDNVLYESPSLGYVTATHQKGIDYGPTVLTYYYPMCHEKDGRTKLFDYDWKQLADVCLTDLSRAHSDIYELTTRIDIMRWGHAMISPRPNFIWSGIREKAVKPYRNIHFAHTDLSGVALFEEAFYHGLRAAKAVLATTT, encoded by the coding sequence ATGAATCTTAACCGCCGTGAGTTGCTGACAATGTTTCTGGGTGCACCGTTCGCATTTGCGGCGTGCCGGTTAGATCAACCGCGAGTGTTCCCTGAAGGGGGAATCGTCGGCCAGTCCTTTGCGCTAGGGCATATCTTGCGCGAAAACCGAACCTTTGATGTGCCGTCCGGTAATTGGGAAACAAAAAAGGTAGCGATCATCGGCGGCGGCATTGCCGGTCTCTCGGCCGCTTGGAAACTTAAAAAGCAACACTTCAACGATTTTGTTCTCCTCGAACTTGAAAAGGATGTCGGCGGCACATCTATAAGCGGCAAGGGCGAACCGGTCAGTTACCCTTGGGCCGCACATTATCTGCCTGTGCCGTTTCAGGAAAATACGGAACTTATCTCGCTGCTGGATGAGATGTTGCTAACTGATGGCCGTGACGCTCAGGGCGAGGTCGTCGTCAAGGAACAGTTTCTGTGTCGTGAGCCGGAGGAACGCCTTTACTACAAAGGCCGCTGGTACGAAGGCCTTTATCTGGCCGTCGGTGCCGACGAGGAAGATAAACGTCAGTTCGCCGAGTTTCAACGGCGAATCGACGAATGGGTCAGTTGGCGCGATGCCGGTGGAAGGCGTGCTTTTGTGGTCCCGCTCGAGGGTTGCTCAGATGACCCGAGCGTGACCTCGCTCGACAGGATCTCATTTGCCGATTGGCTACGGCAAAACGGATTTACCTCAGAGCGGCTCTATTGGTATTGCGACTATGCAACGCGCGACGACTATGGTCTAAAGGCCGATCAGGCGTCCGCGTGGGTCGGTCTGTTCTATTTTTGTTCGCGAGTTCGAAAGAGCGGGGTCGAGTCGCAGCCGTTCATTACAGTTCCCGAGGGCAATGGCCAATTTGTCCATCATTTTGCCGAAAGTGCAAAGGACCACATCCGGCGTTCCCAAATGGCAGTTTCGATCACCCCGACCGACAAAGGCGTCGATGTCATCTGCCTGGATGGTAATGATCTTCGCGGTATTCATTGCGAAAAGGTGATCTATGCGTCGCCGATGTTTTCGGCTCCATACCTAATTAGAGGTTTTCGCGATGACGCACCGTTTGCCGCCGGCGAGTTTCAGCACAATGCGTGGTTCGTCGCCAATCTATTCTTAAAAGATCGGCCAAAGCCGCGATTTGCAAAGGATTTTCCGCTTTCTTGGGACAATGTATTGTATGAGAGCCCATCGCTCGGGTACGTGACGGCAACTCACCAAAAAGGCATCGATTATGGTCCGACGGTACTGACCTACTATTATCCGATGTGTCACGAAAAGGACGGTCGGACCAAGCTTTTCGATTACGACTGGAAACAGCTCGCCGACGTTTGCCTTACCGACCTTTCACGAGCGCACAGCGATATTTACGAGCTCACAACCCGGATCGACATTATGCGTTGGGGGCACGCGATGATCAGCCCACGTCCCAACTTCATCTGGAGCGGCATCCGCGAAAAAGCTGTGAAGCCGTACCGCAACATCCATTTTGCCCATACCGACCTCAGCGGCGTCGCACTTTTTGAAGAAGCGTTTTATCATGGATTGCGCGCAGCAAAGGCCGTTTTGGCGACCACGACTTAA
- a CDS encoding DUF350 domain-containing protein → MSLLSIAPFLGLVVKLEELLPVLTTTVIFVAIGLIVFAIAFIIVVVVSPFSVKKEIEEDQNTSLAIIIGAIIIGVAMIISAAIQGN, encoded by the coding sequence ATGAGTCTTTTATCGATCGCCCCGTTTCTCGGTTTGGTCGTCAAGCTTGAAGAACTTTTGCCTGTTCTTACGACTACAGTGATCTTTGTCGCGATCGGATTGATCGTGTTTGCAATCGCTTTTATAATTGTGGTTGTAGTTTCGCCATTTTCGGTCAAAAAGGAGATCGAAGAAGATCAGAATACGTCGCTCGCGATCATCATCGGAGCAATTATCATCGGCGTAGCAATGATCATCTCGGCCGCAATTCAGGGCAACTGA
- a CDS encoding SLBB domain-containing protein: MKGAFLFVSVMILGLSQIAFAQATPTDTAIPKGYMVGPGDEITGKVLGEPQFDFVATVDEDGKIEVPFFDKPVVAKCRSERELRTDISALLAKYLRNPQISVRVTERKSRPPATIYGEVNKPQEITLMRKATLVEILAVSGGVKDEAGGMIQVFRTRAPLCSDGNDDSDWKMTGGDATDVPSRMFSLSSVKLGKEEANPIIYPGDVIVVQKASPVYVTGEVVAPQGVYLKEGGMTLTEAIAKIGGVRREAKTKDIKIYRLKPNSKEREVIAANYDQIKKGQQKDIMLEPYDIIEVDKAKKSIGQTILEVVTGAARTGLSSMTGGLGSSILY, from the coding sequence ATGAAAGGTGCGTTTTTATTTGTCTCGGTAATGATCTTGGGTTTGTCGCAGATAGCGTTTGCTCAGGCAACGCCGACCGATACCGCCATACCGAAAGGATATATGGTCGGCCCCGGCGATGAGATCACCGGTAAAGTTCTCGGCGAGCCGCAGTTCGACTTTGTTGCTACCGTCGACGAGGACGGCAAGATCGAAGTCCCTTTCTTCGACAAACCGGTTGTTGCCAAATGTCGCTCCGAACGCGAGTTGCGCACCGACATTAGCGCATTGTTGGCTAAGTACCTCAGAAATCCCCAGATCAGCGTCCGCGTAACCGAGCGCAAGAGTCGTCCGCCGGCTACAATCTACGGCGAGGTAAATAAACCGCAGGAGATCACCTTGATGAGAAAGGCCACTCTTGTGGAGATACTCGCTGTCTCAGGCGGTGTTAAGGATGAAGCGGGCGGAATGATACAGGTCTTTCGCACACGGGCTCCGCTGTGCTCAGACGGAAACGATGATAGCGACTGGAAAATGACCGGCGGTGATGCGACTGACGTGCCGTCGCGAATGTTTAGCCTAAGCAGCGTTAAACTAGGTAAAGAAGAGGCAAATCCGATAATCTATCCCGGCGATGTCATCGTCGTGCAAAAGGCATCACCGGTTTATGTTACCGGCGAGGTCGTTGCCCCGCAGGGTGTTTATCTAAAAGAGGGCGGAATGACGTTGACCGAGGCTATTGCCAAGATCGGCGGTGTACGACGCGAGGCCAAGACCAAGGATATCAAGATCTACAGGCTAAAACCGAACTCGAAAGAGCGAGAGGTGATCGCCGCAAACTACGATCAGATAAAGAAAGGCCAGCAAAAGGACATTATGCTCGAGCCCTACGACATCATTGAGGTTGATAAGGCCAAAAAGAGTATTGGCCAAACTATCCTCGAGGTCGTGACCGGTGCCGCCCGAACAGGCCTGAGCAGTATGACGGGCGGGCTAGGGTCAAGCATACTCTATTAG
- a CDS encoding polyamine aminopropyltransferase, whose protein sequence is MKRAPLLFLNVFVIATCGLIYELLAGTLSSYVLGDSVTQFSLIIGIYLFAMGVGSWLSRFIDKHIAEKFIDIELAVAVIGGFSAPLLFLTFANLSYFSVVLYSVVFIIGTLVGLEIPLLMRILQDEMDFKDLISRVLAFDYIGALAASLLFPIFFVPKLGLTRTSLLFGMLNAAVGIWGTWLLLPLLKRNVTIMRVKGFVILALLAIAFIKADRLTTLAEDALFVDNIIYAKSSTYQRIVVTKGKTGYALFLNGNLQFNSFDEYRYHEALVHPAFASFTGDPRRVLVLGGGDGLAVREILKYPSVEFIQLVDLDPDMTKVSAAVPALGELNKHSLDDPRVHVTNADAFVWLDSVQAEPFDIAIVDFPDPNNFALGKLYTTRFYNLLKQKLRPDSSVVIQTTSPLIARKSFWCVVKTLEASGYTVRPYQTTVPSFGIWGFALVKLQPFEKPQSLRPGIELRFLNSDTFASLFEFPADTSMPNEELEINRLDNQSLVRYYEAEWRRFEQ, encoded by the coding sequence ATGAAACGTGCTCCGCTGCTTTTTCTAAATGTCTTTGTCATTGCCACCTGCGGACTCATCTATGAGCTGCTTGCCGGGACGCTCTCAAGCTATGTCCTGGGCGATTCGGTCACACAGTTTTCGCTGATTATCGGCATATATCTATTCGCGATGGGCGTCGGCTCGTGGCTTTCTCGATTTATTGATAAGCACATTGCCGAGAAGTTCATTGATATCGAACTTGCGGTGGCCGTCATCGGTGGATTTTCAGCACCGCTGTTGTTCCTTACGTTTGCCAATCTCTCGTATTTCTCCGTAGTTCTCTACTCCGTCGTATTTATTATCGGCACATTGGTCGGCCTCGAGATTCCGCTACTGATGCGGATCCTGCAGGACGAAATGGATTTTAAGGACCTGATCTCTCGAGTCTTGGCGTTTGACTACATCGGTGCATTAGCCGCATCTCTGCTTTTCCCCATATTTTTTGTGCCGAAATTGGGCCTTACCCGTACCTCGTTGCTCTTTGGAATGCTCAATGCGGCCGTCGGCATTTGGGGGACGTGGCTTCTGCTGCCTTTGCTGAAGAGAAACGTCACGATAATGCGGGTCAAGGGCTTCGTGATACTCGCATTGTTGGCCATTGCGTTTATCAAAGCGGACCGCCTGACCACACTTGCCGAGGATGCACTGTTCGTTGATAACATCATTTACGCAAAAAGCTCGACCTACCAACGGATAGTTGTGACAAAAGGGAAAACGGGCTACGCACTGTTTCTAAACGGCAATCTGCAATTTAATTCGTTTGACGAATATCGTTATCACGAGGCTCTCGTGCATCCGGCATTTGCATCCTTTACGGGTGATCCACGCCGCGTCTTGGTTCTCGGCGGCGGCGACGGACTTGCCGTCCGCGAAATATTAAAATATCCGTCTGTCGAATTTATTCAGCTAGTCGATCTTGACCCGGATATGACTAAGGTCTCGGCCGCAGTCCCGGCACTCGGTGAACTTAACAAACACTCGCTGGATGATCCGCGCGTCCACGTGACGAATGCCGACGCATTTGTCTGGCTGGACAGTGTGCAAGCCGAACCGTTCGACATAGCGATCGTCGATTTCCCCGACCCTAACAATTTTGCGCTCGGGAAACTGTATACGACGAGGTTTTACAATCTTCTCAAACAGAAGCTTCGGCCTGACTCCTCCGTGGTGATACAGACTACCTCACCACTGATCGCACGCAAGTCATTTTGGTGTGTGGTCAAGACGCTCGAGGCAAGTGGCTATACGGTCAGACCCTATCAGACAACTGTCCCGAGCTTTGGCATCTGGGGCTTTGCTCTCGTAAAACTCCAACCGTTTGAAAAACCCCAGTCGCTCCGGCCCGGAATCGAGTTACGCTTCCTGAACAGCGACACGTTCGCGTCACTTTTTGAATTTCCAGCCGACACCTCAATGCCGAACGAAGAGCTCGAGATCAACCGCCTTGATAACCAATCGCTGGTCCGCTACTACGAGGCTGAGTGGCGCCGTTTTGAGCAATGA
- a CDS encoding aminotransferase class I/II-fold pyridoxal phosphate-dependent enzyme: MSDAKVLKNRISRKAASFTESVIREMTREAVKYGAVNLGQGFPDFAAPEDIKQKAMEAIAADYNQYAITWGVKSFRDAIAKKTMWFLGLDLDPETEITVTCGSTEGMIAAMMATVDPGEEVVVFEPFYENYAPDAILSGAIPRHVSLYRTDNGFIFDREELKAAFNHKTKAIIICNPNNPTGKVFTHDELVFIADLCKEHDTLCFTDEIYEHIIYGIDENDPQSHHCMANIDGMRERTVVVNSLSKTYSVTGWRVGYCIAPPDITSAIRKVHDFLTVGAANPLQHAGAYALGLPPSYYQGLQTEYLRKRDFIVPVLKDVGFKCDLPDGAYYVMADISNFGFANDIEFTKHLIREIGVAVVPGSSFYHEASMGAQMVRFCFCKKDETLEAAAERLIKLRKG, translated from the coding sequence ATGTCAGACGCTAAAGTTTTGAAAAATCGCATCTCCCGAAAGGCAGCAAGCTTCACCGAATCGGTCATCCGCGAGATGACCCGCGAGGCGGTCAAATATGGTGCGGTCAATCTGGGACAAGGTTTCCCCGATTTTGCCGCCCCTGAGGACATCAAGCAAAAGGCTATGGAAGCGATCGCCGCGGACTATAACCAATACGCGATCACGTGGGGCGTTAAGAGCTTTCGCGACGCGATCGCCAAAAAAACAATGTGGTTTCTCGGGCTCGATCTCGACCCTGAGACTGAGATCACGGTCACTTGCGGATCGACCGAAGGGATGATCGCAGCGATGATGGCGACGGTAGATCCCGGCGAAGAGGTCGTGGTATTCGAACCGTTTTACGAAAACTACGCACCCGACGCTATTCTCTCGGGCGCAATACCACGCCACGTGTCGCTGTATCGAACTGATAACGGATTTATATTTGACCGCGAAGAGCTAAAGGCGGCCTTTAACCATAAAACAAAGGCGATCATCATCTGTAATCCGAATAATCCGACCGGAAAGGTCTTTACACACGACGAGTTGGTGTTCATCGCCGATCTCTGTAAAGAACACGACACGCTGTGCTTTACCGACGAGATCTACGAACACATTATCTACGGCATCGACGAGAATGACCCACAGTCTCACCACTGTATGGCCAATATCGACGGAATGCGTGAGCGAACAGTCGTCGTAAATTCACTCTCAAAGACCTACTCAGTCACGGGTTGGCGCGTCGGTTACTGTATCGCTCCGCCGGATATTACATCTGCGATCAGAAAAGTGCACGATTTTCTGACGGTCGGGGCGGCCAATCCACTGCAGCACGCTGGTGCGTATGCACTCGGGCTACCGCCAAGTTACTATCAAGGCCTGCAAACTGAGTATCTCCGCAAACGTGACTTTATCGTACCGGTGCTCAAGGATGTCGGATTTAAGTGTGATTTGCCGGATGGGGCGTATTACGTAATGGCCGATATTTCCAATTTCGGTTTTGCCAACGATATCGAATTTACCAAACACCTCATTCGCGAGATCGGCGTCGCGGTCGTTCCTGGATCGTCCTTCTATCACGAAGCCTCGATGGGAGCTCAAATGGTGAGATTTTGCTTCTGCAAAAAGGACGAGACGCTCGAGGCAGCGGCAGAGCGATTGATCAAATTGCGGAAGGGTTGA
- a CDS encoding DUF4178 domain-containing protein encodes MSTLQANCPSCAGPIEFKAGSTIVVVCPFCRSAISRTDRALEDLGKVAEIADSQSPLKLGLKGTFNGNKFELTGRAQLRHELGGFWDEWYATFSNGWVGWLAEAQGKFYLTFYQPLPEGSVLPSFNGLQLGQNVAEIPNPTPLMVQEKGRGTFAAAEGEIPYKLEPGEKFEYADLAGKNNAFATIDYSMDPPWVFLGTQVTLAEIGLGDAKPVEREARRISTAAMGCPKCGGPLELLAPDITERVTCPNCDSLLDVNQGKLSYLKALTPLPNAPVFVAPIGAEGTFPGDVKFKIIGATVRSVTIEGETYYWHEYLLYNPMIGFRWLVHSDNHWNFVESVNAADVDVAYIGPGSVAKYNGSAFKIFQDAPAVVEYVKGEFYWRVEQGERVQATDFVAAPMMLSREASENEINWSVGTYMTNQEVEKAFGVTDLPKPWGVAPNQPFTGRFYYTWGALPLLALFVVAIFMIPLTGLTKTVLNQELVLPPMANATAGQAVFSQPFDLKGNQNVKITAGANVSNSWADLDVDLINDQSQEVESVNVPVEYYTGSDSDGPWSEGGTTNDATLSSLPAGKYTLRVEGTWQNWQVQMPVAVKVEQSVNRGVNFCCALFVLAIMPLLGLFRKFSFESSRWKDSMFGTAAASGSDDSDDSD; translated from the coding sequence GTGAGCACACTCCAGGCAAACTGCCCGTCTTGTGCAGGACCGATCGAGTTTAAGGCGGGTTCGACGATCGTGGTCGTTTGTCCGTTTTGCCGTTCTGCGATCTCCCGTACGGATCGCGCGCTTGAGGATCTCGGCAAGGTGGCAGAGATCGCAGACTCGCAGTCCCCGCTGAAACTCGGCCTGAAAGGAACGTTTAACGGCAACAAGTTTGAACTCACCGGCCGTGCACAACTTCGGCACGAATTGGGTGGATTTTGGGATGAGTGGTACGCGACCTTCTCAAATGGCTGGGTCGGTTGGCTGGCCGAGGCTCAGGGCAAGTTTTATCTGACGTTCTATCAGCCGCTTCCGGAGGGATCTGTGCTTCCGTCGTTCAATGGCCTGCAGCTTGGCCAGAATGTGGCTGAGATCCCCAATCCGACGCCGCTGATGGTGCAGGAAAAGGGCCGCGGCACGTTCGCCGCCGCCGAAGGCGAGATACCGTACAAGCTTGAACCCGGTGAAAAGTTTGAATACGCGGATCTGGCCGGCAAAAACAACGCTTTTGCAACGATCGACTATAGTATGGATCCGCCCTGGGTCTTTCTAGGAACACAGGTCACGCTTGCCGAGATCGGGCTTGGCGACGCCAAACCGGTCGAACGCGAAGCTCGGCGCATTTCGACCGCCGCGATGGGATGTCCTAAATGCGGCGGCCCGCTCGAATTATTAGCGCCGGACATAACCGAACGCGTTACTTGTCCAAACTGTGATTCGCTACTCGACGTTAATCAGGGCAAGTTGTCCTATCTCAAAGCGTTAACGCCCTTGCCGAATGCACCGGTCTTTGTCGCGCCCATCGGAGCAGAAGGCACTTTTCCGGGAGACGTAAAATTCAAGATAATCGGAGCGACGGTTCGCAGCGTTACGATCGAGGGCGAGACATATTACTGGCACGAGTATCTGCTTTACAATCCGATGATCGGATTCCGATGGCTTGTACATTCGGATAATCACTGGAACTTTGTGGAGTCCGTCAACGCGGCCGACGTCGATGTGGCATACATCGGCCCCGGCAGCGTCGCTAAATACAACGGCTCGGCATTTAAGATATTTCAGGATGCACCGGCCGTAGTTGAGTACGTCAAAGGTGAATTCTATTGGCGCGTCGAGCAGGGCGAGAGGGTTCAAGCGACCGATTTTGTCGCCGCACCGATGATGCTATCTCGTGAAGCATCCGAGAATGAGATCAACTGGTCCGTCGGCACGTATATGACGAACCAAGAGGTCGAAAAGGCATTTGGTGTCACCGACCTTCCAAAGCCCTGGGGTGTCGCCCCCAATCAGCCGTTCACCGGCCGATTTTACTACACCTGGGGTGCGTTGCCGCTTTTAGCGTTATTCGTCGTAGCGATATTTATGATACCGCTGACGGGATTAACTAAAACCGTCCTTAATCAAGAACTCGTTCTGCCGCCGATGGCAAACGCGACCGCTGGACAGGCGGTCTTCAGTCAACCGTTTGACCTGAAGGGAAATCAAAACGTTAAGATCACGGCCGGGGCCAATGTAAGCAATTCTTGGGCCGACCTCGACGTGGACCTGATCAATGATCAGAGTCAGGAAGTCGAGTCGGTCAATGTCCCGGTCGAATACTATACCGGCAGCGACAGTGACGGCCCTTGGAGCGAAGGCGGAACGACGAATGATGCCACGCTTTCATCATTGCCCGCCGGCAAATATACGCTCCGTGTCGAGGGGACCTGGCAAAACTGGCAGGTTCAAATGCCGGTCGCGGTAAAGGTCGAGCAAAGCGTGAACCGTGGCGTCAATTTCTGCTGCGCACTTTTTGTTTTGGCGATAATGCCGTTGCTCGGGTTGTTCAGAAAGTTTAGCTTTGAATCGAGTCGTTGGAAGGACAGTATGTTCGGGACGGCAGCCGCAAGCGGCTCAGATGATTCGGACGATTCGGATTAA
- a CDS encoding polysaccharide biosynthesis protein, giving the protein MNQDDQISENFWFLRRPLQFLADVVVLCVAFFIAYLPAVNIQLGEYYVETALHQLPFVVLVQLSTLFLVGAYSIIWRYVSIEDIKVFLKAAAISGAVLIIFRFVLMFTNFNWWQVPISVILIDTMMAFGGLLALRITRRFVYELDEKNRTYSGRKRGKQKPTLLVGAGRMGATLAKEMLGRADAELEIRGFVDDDPRKRGGSVSGVKVLGTTRDLPRLVDELNIKQVVLAIDQAQGKEIRRIMDVCSAIPVKAQIVPSLNEIAHGRVSVSRIRDVQIEDLLGRDPIELDDQNLHEFLSGKTVMVTGAGGSIGSELVRQITNYAPKQILLVERAEFFLFQIGRELTNTYSDANFVPLIADIGDEPRMRDIFAKYRPEVIFHAAAHKHVPLMEVNSSEAIKNNVFATRKLGELAGEFGAADFVMISTDKAVNPTSVMGASKRIAEIVIQDLKHSFPTHYIAVRFGNVLGSAGSVVPIFREQIEKGESITVTDKEMTRYFMTIPEASQLVLQAGALGEGGEIFILDMGQPVKILDLAEDMIRLSGLTPYEDIDIQFTGIRKGEKLFEELEITGENLLKTRHPKIFIGKIATYSRPEVENILREFRNAVEVQSEFRIRTIFNEFLPEATITQIDPGGGDKFFTQAQLGTAEK; this is encoded by the coding sequence ATGAATCAAGACGATCAGATAAGTGAGAATTTTTGGTTCCTGCGGCGTCCGCTTCAGTTTTTGGCGGACGTGGTGGTTTTATGCGTGGCGTTCTTTATCGCCTATCTTCCGGCCGTCAACATTCAGCTCGGCGAGTATTATGTCGAGACCGCTCTTCACCAGTTACCATTTGTTGTCCTTGTACAGCTTTCGACATTGTTTCTGGTCGGGGCTTACTCCATCATATGGCGGTACGTCAGTATCGAAGACATTAAAGTATTTTTGAAAGCAGCGGCGATCTCGGGTGCCGTTCTGATCATTTTCCGGTTCGTCTTGATGTTCACCAATTTTAACTGGTGGCAGGTGCCGATCTCGGTGATCCTGATCGATACGATGATGGCGTTTGGCGGTTTGCTCGCTCTGCGTATCACGCGCCGTTTCGTGTACGAACTCGACGAAAAGAATCGGACATATTCGGGACGGAAACGCGGTAAGCAAAAGCCGACACTGCTCGTCGGCGCCGGGCGAATGGGGGCGACGCTTGCAAAGGAAATGCTGGGCCGTGCGGACGCTGAGCTTGAAATACGCGGTTTTGTCGACGACGATCCGCGTAAGCGAGGCGGAAGCGTTAGCGGCGTCAAAGTGCTGGGGACAACGCGCGACCTGCCGCGGCTTGTAGATGAGTTAAATATCAAACAGGTTGTGCTCGCGATCGATCAGGCACAGGGCAAAGAGATCCGCCGGATAATGGATGTCTGCAGTGCGATACCGGTCAAGGCACAAATTGTTCCGAGCCTCAACGAGATAGCCCACGGCCGAGTCTCGGTCAGCCGCATTCGCGACGTACAGATCGAGGATCTGCTCGGCCGCGATCCGATCGAACTCGACGATCAAAATCTTCACGAATTTTTATCCGGCAAGACCGTAATGGTGACCGGCGCGGGCGGCTCCATCGGGTCCGAGCTGGTCAGACAGATAACGAATTACGCTCCAAAGCAGATCTTACTGGTCGAACGGGCCGAGTTTTTCCTCTTTCAGATCGGCCGCGAACTTACCAACACATACTCTGACGCTAACTTTGTACCGCTCATCGCTGATATCGGTGATGAACCGCGAATGAGAGACATCTTCGCCAAATACCGCCCGGAGGTCATTTTTCACGCCGCAGCCCATAAGCACGTGCCTTTGATGGAAGTGAACTCTTCTGAGGCGATCAAGAACAATGTCTTTGCGACCAGAAAACTGGGCGAGCTGGCGGGCGAATTCGGCGCGGCTGATTTCGTTATGATCTCGACCGACAAAGCGGTCAATCCGACCTCGGTGATGGGAGCGTCAAAGCGAATTGCCGAGATCGTGATCCAGGATTTGAAGCATTCATTTCCGACTCATTATATTGCCGTCAGGTTCGGTAACGTACTCGGATCGGCCGGATCGGTGGTGCCCATCTTTCGCGAACAGATCGAGAAGGGCGAATCGATCACCGTCACCGACAAGGAAATGACGCGGTACTTTATGACGATCCCCGAGGCATCGCAACTTGTTCTGCAGGCCGGTGCACTCGGTGAGGGCGGCGAAATATTCATACTCGATATGGGGCAACCGGTCAAGATACTTGACCTCGCCGAGGATATGATTCGCCTGTCCGGTTTGACGCCGTACGAGGACATCGACATTCAATTTACCGGTATCCGTAAAGGCGAAAAGCTGTTCGAGGAACTCGAGATAACAGGTGAAAACCTTTTGAAGACTCGGCATCCCAAGATCTTTATCGGCAAGATCGCTACATATTCGCGGCCTGAGGTCGAGAATATTCTCCGAGAGTTCAGAAACGCTGTCGAAGTACAAAGCGAATTTCGTATTCGAACCATCTTTAACGAGTTTTTGCCCGAGGCGACGATCACACAGATCGATCCGGGTGGCGGCGACAAGTTTTTTACGCAAGCTCAACTCGGTACGGCCGAGAAATAG
- the galE gene encoding UDP-glucose 4-epimerase GalE, with amino-acid sequence MAILVTGGAGYIGSIAVDDLKARGEDVVVVDNLVYGHREAVDADVPFYHGNIGNRDLLNRIFAENDIEACMHFSAYAYVGESVEKPQKYFENNYVQTLSLLDDLVAKGIKKFIFSSTCATFGEPQYLPIDEAHPQSPTNPYGWTKFMVERTLSAYENAYGLSFVALRYFNAAGATATRGEDHFPETHLIPLALYAAGGRIPHVSIFGNDYDTPDGTAIRDYIHVSDLSSAHMSALDHLRANNESEFINLGNGNGYSVNDVIETAGRVTQRPIKTVIAPRRAGDPSRLIANAAKARRVLGWEPRFPTLETIIESAWAWYSANTAGYSGTTR; translated from the coding sequence ATGGCAATTTTGGTAACAGGCGGGGCAGGCTACATCGGCAGCATCGCGGTCGATGATCTGAAAGCTCGCGGCGAGGATGTCGTCGTTGTGGACAATCTGGTTTACGGCCATCGCGAGGCGGTCGATGCCGATGTTCCCTTTTATCACGGTAATATTGGCAACCGCGACCTTCTAAACCGCATTTTTGCGGAGAACGATATTGAGGCCTGTATGCACTTTTCGGCATACGCCTACGTCGGCGAATCAGTCGAAAAGCCGCAGAAGTACTTCGAGAACAACTATGTTCAGACTCTGAGCCTGCTTGACGACCTGGTCGCCAAGGGTATTAAGAAATTCATTTTTTCGTCTACCTGTGCGACCTTTGGTGAGCCGCAGTATCTACCTATCGACGAAGCACATCCACAATCGCCGACAAATCCGTACGGCTGGACCAAATTTATGGTCGAGCGGACGCTGTCGGCGTACGAAAATGCATACGGCCTGAGCTTTGTCGCCCTTCGATACTTTAACGCCGCCGGTGCGACCGCGACTCGCGGAGAAGATCACTTTCCCGAAACCCATCTGATCCCACTTGCTCTTTACGCTGCCGGAGGCCGCATTCCGCACGTGTCGATCTTCGGCAACGATTACGATACGCCGGACGGGACCGCGATCCGTGATTACATACACGTTTCCGACCTCTCAAGCGCTCATATGTCAGCACTGGATCATTTGCGAGCCAATAATGAGTCCGAATTTATAAACCTTGGTAACGGAAATGGCTATTCGGTAAACGACGTGATCGAAACTGCCGGACGAGTTACGCAACGACCGATCAAGACGGTTATCGCTCCGCGGCGGGCGGGTGACCCTTCGAGATTGATCGCGAACGCCGCCAAGGCTCGTAGGGTCTTAGGTTGGGAACCGCGATTTCCAACGCTTGAAACAATTATCGAGAGTGCTTGGGCGTGGTACAGTGCAAATACAGCGGGTTACTCCGGCACGACCCGTTAA